The sequence CCGAGACAGATGCCGAAGAGGGGCACGCCGGCGTCGAGCAGCGCGCGGATCGCTTCGATGGCGTAGCGACAGGGTTCCGGATCACCGGGGCCGTTGGACAGCATCACCCCGTCGGGGTGCCTGGCCAGCACCTCGGCCGCCGGAGTGGTGGCGGGCACCACAGTCACCTCGCAACCGCGCGCCGCCAGCAGCCGCAGAATGTTGAACTTGACGCCGAAATCGTAGACCACCACCCGGTAGCGGCTTTCCTCACGAACGCCGTAGCCCTGCCCCAGCGCCCAGGGGGTCTGCTCCCAGGGGTAAGGAGCATCGCAGCTGACCTCCCGGGCCAGGTCCATGCCCTTGAGGCCGGGGAAATCCCGCGCCCGGGCCACGGCGGCGGCCTCGTCGATGTCGTCCCCGGCCCACAGGCAGCCGCGCTGGGCACCCTTGTCCCGCAGAATCCGGGTCAGTTTGCGGGTGTCGATGTCGGCGATGCCCACCACCCCGTGACGCCGGAGGTATTCGGGCAGGGTTTCGGTCATGCGCCAGTTGTTGGCCCGGCCGGGTACGTTGCGGACGATGAGACCGGCGGCATGGATGTCCGCCGACTCCCCGTCCTCGGGATTGACCCCGGTGTTGCCGATATGGGGATAGGTCAGGGTCACCAGCTGACGGGCGTAGGAGGGATCGGTCAGGATTTCCTGATAGCCGGTCATGGCGGTGTTGAACACCACCTCCCCCACGCTGCAGCCCGATGCCCCGATGGAAACACCCCGAAGCAGGGTGCCGTCTTCCAGCGCCAGAATCGCAGTCGTACTCACTTCGCCTCCCGCTGCGGGCAAACAAAACGGGATGCCGCTCAAGGTCATCCCGTCCTCGGAATTCGTTGATCTGAAACCGGATTCATTTTAGGACATCGGGACGGCAATTTCCATGCGCCCGGTTCAGCTCAGCCCCGCGCCGCAGTGCTTGCAACGGTCGAGGCCGAACAGAAAGAAACGCCCCTGGCGCACCGGCGTGTCGCATTGGGGACAACGGATGGCCTCGAGCTGACGCGAGGACCAGAACAGCGTCGCCAGGGTGGGAATGAAGGTGATGAGGGGCTGGTGCAGGGCCAGGTTGACCGGCAGGGTGGCGACGAACACGCCCAAAGGCGCCAGCACAGCGAGTTGGTAGCGGTTTTTCGGACTCATGAAATTCTGGAACGGTTGACAGTGGAACGGCCTTTCAGCATATCATCGTCGCCGTCATCACGGATACCTGCCGAGCATTTTGCCGCCGATCAGGGGCTGGCCATCGAGCCGCCGGCATACTTC comes from Methylomarinovum caldicuralii and encodes:
- the carA gene encoding glutamine-hydrolyzing carbamoyl-phosphate synthase small subunit, with translation MTLSGIPFCLPAAGGEVSTTAILALEDGTLLRGVSIGASGCSVGEVVFNTAMTGYQEILTDPSYARQLVTLTYPHIGNTGVNPEDGESADIHAAGLIVRNVPGRANNWRMTETLPEYLRRHGVVGIADIDTRKLTRILRDKGAQRGCLWAGDDIDEAAAVARARDFPGLKGMDLAREVSCDAPYPWEQTPWALGQGYGVREESRYRVVVYDFGVKFNILRLLAARGCEVTVVPATTPAAEVLARHPDGVMLSNGPGDPEPCRYAIEAIRALLDAGVPLFGICLGHQLLALACGARTVKMKFGHHGANHPVQDLETSQVLITSQNHGFAVDEDSLPAHLRPTHRSLFDGTLQGVAHTHKPAFGFQGHPEASPGPHDVEGLFDRFIDLMAAS